The genomic interval GCGAAACGCGAGGTAGGCGAGTGGTTCTTCGTCGGCATGATGGCGCGGCTGCAGAAAACCATTTTCGTTGACCGCACGCGCCGCTCGGATGCTGGCCGCACCGCTTCGGAAATGGGCGCGCATATGGCGGGTGGCAATGCCGTGCTGCTGTTTGCCGAGGGGCAGTCCGATATCGGCACCCATGTGCTGCCATTCCGCTCGGCGCTGGTGGGCGCGGCGCAGCGGGCGATGATCGATGCGGGCGCGACCGATGTGATGATCCAGCCGCTGACCATTGCCTATACCAAGCTGCAGGGCCTGCCGGTGAGCCGCAATGAGCGCTCGCTGATCGCCTGGATCAAATCCAAATCGGTCAAACAGAATATCCGCGATATTCTGGGTGGGCCGGTCAAGGATGTGACGGTGGCCTTTGGCGCGCCGCGCCCCCTCAGCGAGAACGACAACCGCAAGCAGGTGACCAAGGCCGCCGAAGACGATGTGCGGGCCATGCTCGTGGCGCT from Devosia sp. 2618 carries:
- a CDS encoding lysophospholipid acyltransferase family protein — its product is MIFRVLFFIFVLVPVMIVVIPLQAIINALKLPFWNVLPRLFHRLGCIFLGLRVTLVGQPATGRATLLVSNHVSWTDIVAIGSVADVTFVAKREVGEWFFVGMMARLQKTIFVDRTRRSDAGRTASEMGAHMAGGNAVLLFAEGQSDIGTHVLPFRSALVGAAQRAMIDAGATDVMIQPLTIAYTKLQGLPVSRNERSLIAWIKSKSVKQNIRDILGGPVKDVTVAFGAPRPLSENDNRKQVTKAAEDDVRAMLVALNRGQKLPVAITN